One window from the genome of Pseudomonadota bacterium encodes:
- a CDS encoding peptidylprolyl isomerase, with the protein MAQASARHILVATEAQCNELKQQIEAGADFGDVARAHSSCPSKAQGGDLGSFGPGMMVPEFDRVVFNEAVGVVHGPVKTQFGYHLLEITSRS; encoded by the coding sequence ATGGCACAAGCAAGCGCGCGACACATCCTGGTCGCCACCGAAGCACAATGTAATGAACTCAAGCAGCAGATCGAGGCCGGCGCCGATTTCGGCGATGTCGCGCGCGCCCATTCGAGCTGCCCGTCCAAGGCCCAGGGCGGCGATCTCGGATCTTTCGGCCCGGGCATGATGGTGCCGGAGTTCGATCGCGTGGTGTTCAACGAAGCGGTCGGCGTGGTGCATGGCCCGGTCAAGACCCAGTTCGGCTATCACCTGCTCGAGATCACCAGCCGCAGCTGA